One window from the genome of Acidobacteriota bacterium encodes:
- the serS gene encoding serine--tRNA ligase — protein MLDSKFVRENLELVKAKIAQRGATPDFGAFAGLEGRRREILVRVEELRALRNKVSGEIPRLKKEGRDVAAEMARMKAVGEEIKGLEADLAETERNLDGFLLNVPNLPDDSVPVGASAEENVEVRRWGQPRAFDFPVRDHVDLGRALNILDMDRAGKITGARFAVYRGVGAALERALAAFMLDVHIREHGYQEILPPYIVNADALVGTGNLPKFEEDLFHLQGWPFYLIPTAEVPVTNLYREEILPEADLPIRHVAFTPCFRSEAGAHGKETRGLIRQHQFHKVELVKFCRPEDSMAELEGLTADAERILQRLELPYRVVALCTGDMGFSSAKTYDLEVWLPSAGKYVEISSCSNFKDFQARRANLRYRPADGGKVRFLHTLNGSGLAIGRTWVALLENGQQRDGSVTIPRALRPYLHGQEAIVP, from the coding sequence ATGCTGGACTCGAAGTTCGTCAGGGAAAATCTCGAGCTTGTCAAAGCGAAAATCGCCCAACGCGGCGCGACGCCGGATTTCGGCGCCTTCGCCGGACTGGAGGGGCGGCGTCGCGAGATTCTCGTCCGCGTCGAGGAGCTGCGGGCGCTGCGCAACAAGGTCTCGGGCGAGATCCCTCGGCTCAAAAAAGAGGGCCGGGATGTCGCGGCCGAGATGGCGCGCATGAAGGCGGTGGGCGAGGAGATCAAGGGGCTCGAGGCCGATCTGGCCGAGACGGAGCGGAACCTCGACGGCTTCCTCCTCAACGTGCCCAACCTGCCCGACGACTCGGTGCCGGTGGGCGCCTCCGCCGAGGAGAACGTGGAGGTCCGCCGGTGGGGGCAGCCGCGGGCGTTCGACTTCCCGGTGCGGGACCACGTGGATCTGGGGCGCGCCCTGAACATCCTGGACATGGACCGGGCCGGCAAAATAACCGGCGCCCGGTTCGCCGTCTACCGCGGCGTCGGCGCTGCGCTGGAGCGCGCGCTGGCCGCGTTCATGCTCGATGTGCACATTCGGGAGCACGGCTACCAGGAGATCCTGCCGCCGTACATCGTCAACGCCGACGCGCTCGTGGGCACGGGCAACCTGCCCAAGTTCGAGGAGGACCTGTTTCACCTGCAGGGGTGGCCGTTCTACCTGATTCCCACGGCCGAGGTTCCCGTCACCAACCTGTACCGAGAGGAGATCCTGCCCGAGGCCGACCTGCCCATCCGCCACGTGGCCTTCACCCCGTGCTTCCGCTCCGAGGCCGGCGCGCACGGGAAGGAGACGCGGGGGCTCATCCGGCAGCACCAGTTCCACAAGGTGGAGCTGGTCAAGTTCTGCCGCCCCGAGGACTCCATGGCCGAGCTCGAGGGCCTCACCGCCGATGCCGAGCGGATCCTCCAGCGCCTGGAGCTGCCGTACCGCGTGGTGGCGCTCTGCACCGGCGACATGGGATTCTCCTCGGCCAAGACGTACGACCTTGAGGTGTGGCTCCCCAGCGCCGGGAAGTATGTGGAGATCTCCTCCTGCAGCAACTTCAAGGATTTCCAGGCGCGCCGGGCCAACCTGCGCTACCGGCCGGCGGACGGGGGCAAGGTGCGCTTCCTGCACACCCTGAACGGCTCGGGCCTGGCCATCGGCCGCACGTGGGTGGCGCTGCTGGAAAACGGCCAGCAGCGCGACGGCTCGGTCACCATCCCGAGGGCGCTGCGGCCCTACCTGCACGGCCAGGAGGCCATTGTTCCGTGA